One stretch of Bradyrhizobium canariense DNA includes these proteins:
- a CDS encoding ABC transporter permease yields the protein MAIETLPEPSLPITTPLRPRFGFLTSTPIIATATICLGLIVASAILAPLLSPHDPMLLAPAQRLKPASAQFLLGTDSYGRDVLSRILYGGRISLIIGVGAAVLSIVIGLVTGLLSGFFKWIDAIMMRIMDGLMAIPSILLAIAVVSLSGASPTTVLIAITIPEIPRVARLVRAVVLSAREEPYVEAAISVGTSLPKIMWRHLMPNTIAPLIVQGTYVCASAILTEAILSFLGAGISPETPTWGNMMAEGRAFFQIKPSLIFWPGLLLSIAILSINLIGDAARDALDPRMKQREGGK from the coding sequence ATGGCGATCGAAACCCTCCCCGAACCGTCACTCCCGATCACGACGCCGTTGCGGCCGAGGTTCGGATTCCTGACATCGACGCCGATCATCGCGACCGCCACCATCTGCCTTGGACTGATCGTTGCGTCCGCAATCCTGGCGCCGCTGTTGTCGCCGCACGATCCGATGCTGCTCGCACCGGCGCAGCGGCTGAAGCCGGCGAGCGCGCAGTTCCTGCTCGGCACTGACTCTTACGGCCGCGATGTACTGTCCCGGATCCTCTACGGCGGCCGGATCTCGCTGATCATCGGCGTGGGCGCCGCTGTTCTCTCCATCGTCATCGGTCTTGTGACCGGCCTCCTCTCCGGTTTCTTCAAATGGATCGACGCGATCATGATGCGCATCATGGACGGCTTGATGGCGATCCCGAGCATCCTGCTTGCGATTGCCGTGGTCTCGCTGTCGGGCGCAAGCCCCACAACGGTGCTCATCGCCATCACCATCCCCGAAATTCCGCGCGTCGCACGGCTGGTTCGCGCCGTGGTGCTGTCGGCGCGCGAAGAGCCCTATGTCGAGGCCGCGATCTCGGTCGGCACCAGCCTGCCGAAGATCATGTGGCGCCACTTGATGCCGAACACGATCGCGCCCTTGATCGTGCAAGGCACTTACGTCTGCGCCTCCGCCATCCTCACCGAGGCGATCCTGTCGTTCCTGGGTGCCGGCATCAGCCCGGAGACCCCGACCTGGGGCAACATGATGGCCGAAGGCCGCGCCTTTTTTCAGATCAAGCCGTCGCTGATCTTCTGGCCCGGCTTGTTGCTGTCGATTGCAATCCTCAGCATCAATCTGATCGGCGATGCCGCGCGCGACGCGCTCGATCCCCGCATGAAGCAGCGCGAGGGCGGAAAATGA
- a CDS encoding ABC transporter permease → MLGYLLRRVLAAIPVMGVVALFVFLLLRITPGDPAAILAGDNATPAQLERIRTSLGLNEPLYIQFVTWVGKLLHGDLGVSLISNVPVLKLIGQRVEPSLSIALSTIILSIVVAVPLGVIAAWKHGTWIDRFVMGLSVIGFSVPVFVIGYVLIQIFAIDLRWLPVQGFRSITSGFGPFLERIILPTIALSFIYVALIARMTRAAMLDVLGEDYVRTARAKGIAEPGVLLRHALRNAAVPVITVIGSGFTLLISGVVVTESVFNLPGIGRLTVDAVLGRDYPVIQGMILLTSFVYVLVNLLIDLAYTLLDPRIRY, encoded by the coding sequence ATGCTCGGATATCTGCTTCGTCGTGTGCTGGCCGCCATTCCCGTGATGGGCGTGGTGGCATTGTTTGTGTTCCTCTTGCTCCGCATCACCCCGGGCGATCCCGCCGCTATTCTCGCCGGCGACAACGCGACGCCGGCGCAGCTCGAACGCATCCGCACCTCACTCGGATTGAACGAACCGCTCTACATCCAGTTCGTCACCTGGGTCGGCAAGCTTCTGCACGGCGATCTCGGTGTTTCCCTGATTTCGAATGTCCCGGTCCTGAAGCTGATTGGCCAGCGCGTCGAGCCTTCGCTCAGCATTGCGTTGTCGACCATCATCCTCAGTATCGTGGTCGCGGTGCCCCTTGGCGTGATCGCGGCCTGGAAGCACGGCACCTGGATCGATCGCTTCGTAATGGGTCTGTCGGTAATCGGCTTCTCGGTCCCGGTCTTCGTGATCGGCTATGTGCTGATCCAGATCTTCGCGATCGATCTGCGCTGGCTGCCGGTGCAGGGTTTCCGCAGCATCACCTCGGGCTTCGGTCCGTTCCTTGAACGCATCATCCTGCCGACCATCGCATTGTCCTTCATCTATGTTGCGCTGATCGCCCGCATGACCCGTGCGGCGATGCTGGATGTGCTGGGCGAGGATTACGTGCGGACCGCGCGCGCCAAGGGTATCGCCGAACCGGGCGTGCTGTTGCGACACGCGCTGCGCAACGCCGCGGTGCCGGTCATCACCGTGATCGGCTCTGGTTTTACGCTGCTGATTTCAGGCGTCGTCGTCACCGAAAGCGTGTTCAACCTGCCGGGCATCGGACGGCTCACCGTCGACGCCGTGCTGGGCCGCGATTATCCCGTGATCCAGGGGATGATCCTTCTGACTTCCTTCGTCTACGTTCTGGTCAACCTGCTGATTGACCTCGCCTACACCCTGCTCGATCCCAGAATCCGCTATTGA
- a CDS encoding M20/M25/M40 family metallo-hydrolase: MNPANLPFDSETMLQGLRNWVECESPTWDKSAVNRMLDIAARDMAIMGASIERIAGRQGFGDVVRARFPHPRQGEPGILIAGHFDTVHPVGTLEKLPFRREGNKCFGPGIFDMKGGSYLALEAIRQLARAAFTTPLPITVMFTPDEEVGTPSTRDIIEAEAARNKYVLVPEPGRPNNGVVTGRYAIARFNLEATGKPSHAGATLSSGRSAIREMARQIIAIDGMTSDDCTFSVGIVHGGQWVNCVATTCTGEALSMAKRQADLDRGVERMLALSGTSHDVTFKVTRGVTRPVWEPAAGTMALYEKARGVASQLGVELPHGSAGGGSDGNFTGAMGIPTLDGLGVRGADAHTLNEHIEVDSLAERGRLMAGLLATLE; this comes from the coding sequence ATGAACCCCGCCAACCTTCCATTCGATTCCGAAACCATGCTGCAGGGCTTGCGCAACTGGGTGGAGTGCGAAAGCCCAACCTGGGATAAGAGCGCCGTCAACCGCATGCTCGACATCGCGGCGCGCGACATGGCGATCATGGGTGCGTCAATCGAACGCATCGCCGGACGGCAAGGCTTTGGCGACGTCGTCCGCGCCCGCTTTCCGCATCCCCGGCAAGGCGAACCCGGGATTCTGATCGCCGGGCATTTCGACACCGTTCATCCGGTCGGCACGCTGGAGAAACTGCCGTTTCGTCGCGAGGGCAACAAATGTTTCGGCCCCGGCATCTTCGACATGAAGGGCGGCAGCTACCTGGCGCTGGAAGCGATCCGGCAATTGGCGCGCGCCGCATTCACGACGCCGCTGCCGATCACGGTGATGTTCACCCCGGATGAAGAGGTCGGCACGCCGTCGACCCGCGACATCATCGAGGCGGAGGCCGCGCGCAACAAATATGTGCTGGTGCCCGAGCCGGGCCGGCCCAACAACGGCGTCGTCACCGGGCGTTACGCCATCGCGCGCTTCAACCTCGAAGCGACAGGCAAACCGAGCCATGCCGGCGCCACGCTATCCTCAGGCCGCTCGGCGATCCGCGAGATGGCGCGCCAGATCATCGCCATCGACGGGATGACCTCGGATGACTGCACCTTCAGCGTCGGCATCGTGCATGGCGGCCAATGGGTCAACTGCGTTGCCACAACATGCACGGGCGAAGCGCTGAGCATGGCAAAACGCCAGGCCGATCTCGATCGCGGCGTGGAGCGGATGCTGGCGCTTTCCGGAACCTCTCATGACGTCACGTTCAAGGTGACGCGCGGCGTTACCCGGCCAGTGTGGGAGCCCGCCGCGGGCACCATGGCGCTGTACGAAAAAGCGCGCGGCGTCGCCAGTCAATTGGGCGTCGAGCTTCCCCACGGCAGCGCCGGCGGCGGCTCCGATGGCAATTTCACCGGCGCGATGGGGATCCCGACGCTCGACGGTCTCGGCGTTCGCGGCGCCGATGCGCATACGCTCAACGAACACATCGAAGTCGACAGTCTTGCCGAACGCGGCCGTCTGATGGCGGGTCTGTTGGCGACACTGGAGTAA
- a CDS encoding ABC transporter substrate-binding protein, with amino-acid sequence MFHISRWKRAAIASAIALSAALATPSLAATTKTITAVMHSDLRFLDPIITTAYIQRDYGYMVYDTLLAMDSNFKIQPQMADWKVSDDKLTYTFTLRDGLKWHDGAPVTAEDCVASLKRWGKRDGMGQKLMDFTASLEATDAKTITLKLKEPYGLVLESIGKPSSVVPFMMPKRVAETPADKPITEQIGSGPFKFVKEEFQPGVKAVFVKNTDYVPRKEPPSWTSGGKVVKVDRVEWITMADAQTAVNALQSGDIDFMEAPSFDLLPVLAANPDLKIDVLNKLGFQTLGRMNFIHPPFDNVKVRRAAFMAMNQKNVLDALVGNPDYYKICGAVFVCGTPLASDVGAESLTKGDGMAEAKKLLAESGYDGTPVVVMAPGDVVTLKAQPIVAAQLLREAGFKVDLQATDWQTVVSRRASQKPDSEGGWDMFFTNWVGADVLNPVVNASVSGRGKNGGWFGWADDPKLEAMRDAFARAGSPEEQKKIAADIQKEVYDQVIYVPLGQYLAPSVWRKSLTGVLDGPATPIFWNIDKSE; translated from the coding sequence ATGTTCCATATCTCGCGTTGGAAGCGTGCCGCGATAGCGTCGGCGATCGCGCTCTCGGCTGCGCTGGCAACACCGTCGCTGGCCGCCACCACCAAGACGATTACGGCCGTGATGCATTCCGATCTGCGCTTTCTCGATCCGATCATCACCACCGCCTACATCCAGCGCGATTATGGCTACATGGTCTATGACACGCTGCTGGCGATGGATTCCAATTTCAAGATCCAGCCGCAGATGGCGGACTGGAAGGTCTCCGACGACAAGCTCACCTACACCTTCACGCTGCGCGACGGCTTGAAATGGCATGACGGCGCGCCGGTCACGGCGGAAGACTGCGTGGCCTCGCTGAAGCGCTGGGGCAAGCGCGACGGCATGGGCCAGAAACTGATGGATTTCACCGCGAGCCTCGAGGCCACCGACGCCAAGACCATCACGCTGAAATTAAAGGAGCCCTACGGCCTGGTGCTGGAGTCGATCGGAAAACCTTCATCGGTGGTGCCCTTCATGATGCCGAAGCGCGTCGCGGAGACGCCGGCGGACAAGCCGATCACCGAGCAGATCGGCTCGGGTCCGTTCAAATTCGTGAAAGAGGAATTCCAGCCCGGCGTGAAGGCGGTGTTCGTGAAGAATACCGACTACGTGCCGCGCAAGGAGCCGCCGAGCTGGACCTCCGGCGGCAAGGTGGTCAAGGTCGATCGCGTCGAGTGGATCACGATGGCGGACGCACAGACCGCGGTGAACGCACTTCAATCCGGCGATATCGATTTTATGGAGGCTCCGTCGTTCGACCTCCTGCCGGTATTGGCAGCTAATCCGGATTTGAAGATCGACGTGCTGAACAAGCTCGGATTCCAGACGCTCGGCCGGATGAACTTCATCCATCCGCCGTTCGACAACGTCAAGGTACGCCGCGCCGCGTTCATGGCGATGAACCAGAAGAACGTGCTGGATGCCTTGGTCGGCAACCCCGACTATTACAAGATTTGCGGCGCGGTCTTCGTTTGCGGCACGCCGCTGGCGTCGGATGTCGGTGCGGAATCGCTTACCAAGGGCGACGGCATGGCGGAAGCGAAAAAGCTTCTCGCCGAGTCCGGCTATGACGGCACGCCTGTCGTGGTCATGGCGCCGGGCGATGTCGTCACGCTGAAGGCGCAGCCGATTGTCGCCGCGCAATTGCTGCGAGAGGCCGGCTTCAAGGTGGATTTGCAGGCGACCGATTGGCAGACCGTGGTTTCGCGCCGCGCCAGCCAGAAGCCCGACAGCGAGGGCGGCTGGGATATGTTTTTCACCAACTGGGTTGGCGCCGACGTCCTAAATCCCGTTGTCAACGCATCGGTCAGCGGCAGGGGCAAAAATGGCGGCTGGTTCGGATGGGCCGATGATCCCAAACTGGAAGCGATGCGCGATGCGTTTGCGCGCGCCGGTTCGCCCGAGGAGCAGAAGAAGATTGCGGCCGACATCCAGAAGGAAGTCTACGACCAGGTGATCTATGTTCCGCTCGGGCAATATCTGGCGCCGAGCGTGTGGCGGAAGTCGCTCACCGGTGTGCTCGACGGCCCGGCAACGCCGATCTTCTGGAATATCGACAAGTCTGAGTAG
- a CDS encoding alpha/beta fold hydrolase: protein MSQLEKITIAPHLSFDALVGGQRAAPLVLLVHGFAESMNCWRAQVAALAGAGYRAVAPSQRGYSPGARPAVSDTSNYQIERMMDDAMAIVAASGYGEARFHLVGHDWGGSIAWALADRHPQRLASLAVLSRPHPNAFNRALQMPDGDQAHRSRHHKAFLEPDAADVVLAENAKWLRERWAAAGVPAAAMEEHLSVIGNKETMEAALAWYRARGAIRSPLGPIRVPTLYIWGDADDTVGRAAAEGTEDFVAAPYRFEVLPGVGHFAADQAPDHVNDLLLHHIVTYPV from the coding sequence ATGTCTCAGCTCGAAAAAATCACCATCGCCCCTCACCTCTCCTTTGACGCACTCGTGGGCGGCCAACGGGCTGCGCCGCTCGTACTGCTGGTGCACGGTTTTGCGGAATCCATGAACTGCTGGCGCGCGCAGGTGGCAGCGCTTGCGGGTGCGGGTTACCGAGCGGTGGCGCCGAGCCAGCGCGGCTATTCACCGGGCGCGCGGCCGGCTGTCAGCGATACCTCAAATTATCAGATCGAGCGGATGATGGACGATGCGATGGCGATCGTCGCAGCAAGCGGCTATGGCGAAGCTCGCTTTCATCTGGTCGGACACGATTGGGGCGGCAGCATCGCCTGGGCGCTCGCCGATCGCCATCCGCAGCGGCTGGCGTCGCTTGCCGTGTTGTCGCGGCCGCATCCCAACGCCTTCAATCGCGCACTGCAAATGCCCGACGGCGATCAGGCGCATCGATCACGGCATCACAAGGCCTTCCTCGAACCCGACGCTGCGGATGTTGTCCTTGCCGAAAATGCCAAATGGCTGCGCGAACGGTGGGCTGCCGCCGGTGTGCCGGCTGCCGCCATGGAAGAGCATCTTTCCGTCATCGGCAACAAAGAGACGATGGAGGCCGCCTTGGCCTGGTATCGCGCCCGCGGCGCGATCCGCAGCCCGCTTGGCCCGATCCGCGTGCCGACGCTCTACATCTGGGGCGACGCCGATGACACCGTCGGGCGAGCTGCGGCTGAAGGAACCGAAGATTTCGTCGCGGCTCCCTACCGCTTCGAAGTTCTTCCCGGCGTCGGCCATTTCGCGGCTGATCAGGCCCCTGACCACGTCAACGACCTATTGCTGCATCATATTGTAACTTATCCGGTCTGA
- a CDS encoding ArsR/SmtB family transcription factor has product MAYGNALAVLADPTRREVFERLRAGPRPVNALAAGLPVSRPAVSQHLKVLKDAGLVEERSEGVRRIYSLRPEGLVELRGWLDSFWGDALEAFALEAEGSHQNRGSK; this is encoded by the coding sequence ATGGCTTACGGAAATGCATTGGCTGTTCTGGCGGATCCGACGCGGCGAGAGGTGTTCGAGCGCCTGCGTGCCGGGCCGCGTCCTGTGAACGCGCTTGCCGCCGGGCTGCCGGTGTCGCGACCAGCGGTGTCGCAACATCTGAAAGTGTTGAAGGACGCAGGCCTCGTCGAGGAACGCAGCGAAGGCGTGCGGCGGATCTATTCGCTGCGGCCTGAGGGCCTGGTGGAATTGCGGGGCTGGCTGGACAGTTTTTGGGGCGATGCGCTGGAAGCTTTCGCACTGGAAGCGGAGGGGTCTCACCAGAATAGAGGGAGTAAATGA
- a CDS encoding SRPBCC family protein, with protein sequence MNDVAVIAPVRKTVRVRAPVAHSFEVFTSGLTRWWPYDHGIGKKPIAKVLMEPRLGGRWLEISEDGTETVAATITLWEPPHRFVMLWQINAQWKPDQAMRSEVDIRFTADGPDATLVELLHHKFETMGAEAGVSMRRDVDGGWPGLIERFVREAERNAAA encoded by the coding sequence ATGAACGACGTGGCTGTCATCGCGCCCGTGCGCAAAACCGTTCGCGTCAGGGCGCCGGTCGCGCATTCGTTCGAGGTCTTCACCAGCGGGCTGACGCGCTGGTGGCCGTACGATCACGGTATCGGCAAGAAGCCGATTGCGAAGGTGCTGATGGAGCCGCGTCTGGGTGGACGCTGGCTTGAAATTTCGGAAGACGGCACGGAAACCGTTGCGGCGACGATTACGCTTTGGGAGCCGCCGCACCGTTTTGTCATGCTCTGGCAGATCAATGCGCAATGGAAGCCGGATCAGGCGATGAGATCGGAAGTCGACATACGCTTCACGGCCGACGGACCGGACGCGACGCTTGTCGAACTGTTGCACCACAAATTCGAGACCATGGGCGCGGAGGCGGGCGTGTCGATGCGCAGGGATGTTGATGGCGGCTGGCCGGGCCTCATCGAACGCTTTGTCCGCGAAGCTGAGCGGAACGCGGCCGCATAG
- a CDS encoding twin-arginine translocation pathway signal has translation MNTRASHHQPSPRAATVAALFLLGIGLAGCASVSDVGDSMTLAFVDPARYDFYDCKQLESERKSIASHIEELKKQMAKADTGVAGPVVAELAYRNDYIANLGQAKLADQAWRRNNCHDSPPPAPGTASAAPAPVPPPAKHKGARSPARSGDAVN, from the coding sequence ATGAACACTCGCGCTTCTCACCACCAGCCGTCGCCCCGCGCCGCTACCGTCGCGGCGCTATTCCTGCTCGGCATCGGGCTTGCCGGCTGTGCCAGTGTGAGCGACGTCGGCGACAGCATGACCTTGGCGTTCGTCGACCCTGCCAGATACGACTTCTACGATTGCAAGCAATTGGAGTCCGAGCGCAAGAGCATCGCCAGCCACATTGAAGAATTGAAGAAACAGATGGCTAAGGCCGATACCGGGGTCGCCGGCCCCGTGGTGGCAGAACTCGCCTATCGCAACGACTACATTGCGAATCTCGGTCAGGCCAAACTGGCCGATCAGGCCTGGCGGCGCAACAATTGTCATGACTCGCCGCCGCCTGCGCCTGGCACCGCGTCGGCGGCACCAGCTCCCGTACCACCGCCTGCGAAACACAAAGGCGCGCGTTCACCTGCGCGGTCCGGCGACGCCGTCAATTGA
- a CDS encoding FAD-dependent monooxygenase codes for MAASRTVFVVGAGIGGLTASLALAGRGFRVVILEKTERLEEAGAGLQLSPNASRVLIELGLQSRLAASAVTPDAISIMSARAGCEIARLPLGEAATSRAGAPYWVVHRADLQAALQAQVNDNPDIELRLGCQFEDAVPHTKGLTVVQRSGMTRQQEVAMALVGADGIWSAVRSHLFPQTQPQFSGLIAWRGTLEATQLPREHTSRRVQLWMGPNAHLVAYPISGARRINVVAIVPGAWNRPGWSAPGDMTEIKNAFASPQWPPTARMLIGAVDEWRKWALFTLAGGGEWTNGAIALLGDAAHAMLPFAAQGAGMAIEDAAILAKCLGESQHEGGPAISAAMQRYARLRQPRVARVQRFARQTGRIYHLTGPAAYARDLAIKTMGPQRMLARQSWIYDWRA; via the coding sequence GTGGCCGCTTCACGCACTGTTTTCGTTGTTGGAGCCGGGATCGGAGGACTGACCGCGTCTCTGGCGCTGGCGGGTCGAGGTTTTCGCGTCGTTATACTCGAGAAAACCGAACGCCTCGAAGAAGCCGGCGCCGGCCTGCAACTTTCGCCTAATGCCAGCCGCGTGCTGATCGAGCTGGGCTTGCAGTCACGGCTTGCCGCCAGCGCCGTCACGCCGGACGCGATCAGTATCATGAGCGCACGCGCCGGCTGCGAAATCGCGCGCCTGCCGCTCGGGGAAGCCGCCACGTCTCGCGCCGGGGCGCCCTATTGGGTGGTGCATCGCGCCGATCTGCAGGCCGCGCTGCAGGCCCAGGTCAACGACAATCCCGACATCGAATTGCGGCTCGGCTGCCAGTTTGAAGACGCCGTCCCCCACACCAAGGGACTTACCGTGGTCCAGCGCAGCGGCATGACGCGCCAGCAGGAAGTGGCGATGGCGCTGGTCGGCGCTGATGGAATCTGGTCCGCGGTCCGCAGTCACTTGTTTCCGCAGACGCAGCCGCAATTCTCCGGGTTGATCGCCTGGCGCGGCACGCTCGAGGCTACGCAATTGCCGCGCGAACATACCTCGCGACGGGTGCAATTATGGATGGGTCCGAACGCGCATCTGGTCGCCTATCCGATCTCCGGCGCGCGGCGGATCAATGTCGTCGCCATCGTGCCGGGAGCGTGGAACAGGCCGGGCTGGAGCGCGCCCGGCGATATGACCGAAATCAAGAACGCGTTTGCGTCCCCGCAATGGCCGCCAACCGCGCGGATGCTGATCGGCGCCGTCGATGAATGGCGCAAATGGGCGCTGTTCACGCTCGCCGGCGGCGGTGAATGGACCAATGGTGCGATCGCATTACTCGGCGACGCCGCGCACGCCATGCTGCCATTTGCGGCGCAAGGCGCGGGAATGGCGATCGAGGACGCGGCCATATTGGCAAAATGCCTCGGTGAATCCCAACACGAGGGCGGTCCTGCGATATCAGCGGCGATGCAGCGTTATGCGCGCTTGCGCCAGCCGCGGGTGGCGCGTGTGCAACGCTTCGCGCGACAGACAGGACGGATTTATCACCTCACGGGACCGGCGGCCTATGCGCGCGACCTTGCGATCAAGACGATGGGCCCACAACGCATGCTCGCACGACAGAGCTGGATCTACGACTGGCGTGCGTAA
- a CDS encoding zinc-finger domain-containing protein, with protein MSDHVVPHFHNDAGVSVIEIGSKEFMCVGANPPFDHPHVFLDLGNDNEIICPYCSTLYRYAADLAPGAARPPECVLKDKVA; from the coding sequence ATGTCCGACCATGTCGTTCCGCACTTTCACAATGACGCCGGCGTTTCGGTGATTGAAATCGGATCGAAGGAGTTCATGTGCGTTGGCGCCAATCCGCCTTTTGACCATCCCCATGTTTTCCTCGACCTTGGCAACGACAACGAGATCATCTGCCCATATTGCTCGACCCTGTATCGTTATGCCGCCGACCTCGCTCCCGGCGCGGCCCGCCCGCCCGAATGCGTGCTGAAAGACAAGGTCGCCTGA